A single genomic interval of Deinococcus sp. HSC-46F16 harbors:
- a CDS encoding tyrosine-type recombinase/integrase produces the protein MLISEAIQEFAREHKSRGSRPKTITYYLDTLKRLLKPWLEEEVSRLTPLTVNRALDRDVKPATLASQHAALRCFCNWLEAVGELQKNPFQGKARPKVRIEPKRVLNPDEMAKMLEGAKGVDGAARCKTRNVALLVLMFDTGLRAGEVASLKVSSVDWEMGVVKVEDGKVGVRFVTVGRKTLRILKRYVTHERKGSSQALFLTISRKPMSARQISQLILRISQRSGIGWDVRAHRLRHSYSCAYLRAGGEVFSLMRQLGHKRLETTAKYIHWTPEGLQEANERFSPMSRIVLPG, from the coding sequence ATGCTCATTTCAGAGGCCATTCAGGAGTTCGCACGGGAGCATAAGAGCCGGGGCAGCCGCCCCAAAACCATCACGTACTACCTAGACACCCTCAAGCGCCTGCTTAAGCCGTGGCTAGAGGAGGAGGTGTCTCGCCTGACGCCCCTTACCGTCAACCGAGCCTTAGACCGTGACGTGAAGCCCGCCACCCTCGCCTCTCAACATGCGGCTCTGCGCTGCTTCTGCAACTGGCTAGAGGCCGTGGGAGAGCTACAGAAGAATCCATTTCAGGGCAAGGCCCGCCCCAAGGTCAGGATTGAACCCAAACGAGTACTCAACCCGGATGAAATGGCAAAGATGCTTGAGGGGGCCAAAGGGGTTGATGGTGCTGCCCGCTGCAAAACCCGTAACGTTGCCCTTCTTGTCCTGATGTTTGATACCGGACTCAGGGCGGGAGAGGTCGCCTCCCTCAAGGTCTCCTCTGTGGATTGGGAGATGGGCGTGGTGAAGGTGGAAGACGGCAAGGTGGGCGTCCGGTTTGTCACGGTGGGCCGGAAAACCCTCCGGATACTTAAGAGGTACGTTACCCATGAGAGGAAGGGCAGTAGCCAAGCCCTTTTCCTGACCATCTCCCGCAAGCCCATGAGTGCCCGCCAAATCAGCCAACTCATCCTCAGGATTTCCCAGCGTTCCGGGATTGGCTGGGATGTTCGGGCGCACCGTCTCCGCCACTCCTACAGTTGCGCCTACCTCCGGGCAGGGGGTGAGGTGTTCAGTCTCATGCGCCAGTTGGGACACAAGCGGCTGGAAACGACGGCCAAGTACATCCATTGGACGCCTGAGGGGTTGCAGGAAGCTAACGAGCGGTTTTCCCCCATGAGTAGAATCGTTCTCCCTGGTTAG